From Methanocella paludicola SANAE, a single genomic window includes:
- a CDS encoding ABC transporter permease — protein MGFLWAFIVPMVSVGSFIVLSNAGLFQIGHIDVPYPIYAILGMAFWQLFSMGLIASTNSLVNAGSMITKINFSKKSLVIASVGQSVISFAVQFVLVCALFIYFHKMPGPAIVLVPLLMLPIVMLTLGLGFILSLLNGIMRDTGSLITLLMTFLMFLTPILYVRPESGLLATLTAFNPIYYLISSMRELILTGTISEPIGFALSVGLSLAVFAISLIIFHLTETRVAERI, from the coding sequence ATGGGGTTCCTGTGGGCCTTCATCGTGCCGATGGTCAGCGTCGGCTCGTTCATCGTGCTGAGTAACGCCGGCTTGTTCCAGATCGGCCATATCGATGTGCCATATCCTATTTATGCTATTCTCGGCATGGCTTTCTGGCAGCTATTCTCCATGGGGCTCATCGCGAGCACCAACTCGCTGGTGAACGCGGGCTCCATGATCACGAAGATCAATTTCTCGAAGAAATCGCTCGTCATCGCATCGGTCGGCCAGTCGGTCATCTCGTTCGCGGTGCAGTTCGTCCTCGTGTGCGCCCTGTTCATATATTTCCATAAAATGCCCGGCCCGGCCATCGTCCTGGTGCCGCTGCTCATGCTGCCGATCGTCATGCTCACGCTCGGCCTGGGCTTTATCCTGTCTTTATTGAACGGCATCATGCGGGACACTGGCAGCCTCATCACCCTGCTCATGACATTCCTCATGTTTCTCACGCCCATCCTTTACGTCAGGCCCGAGTCCGGCCTTCTTGCGACCTTGACCGCATTTAATCCAATATACTATCTCATATCGTCCATGAGGGAACTGATCCTGACAGGTACGATCAGCGAGCCGATCGGCTTCGCGCTGTCGGTCGGCCTGTCACTTGCAGTTTTCGCCATCAGCCTCATCATATTCCACCTGACGGAGACGAGAGTCGCGGAGCGGATCTAG
- a CDS encoding sirohydrochlorin chelatase, with protein sequence MRNDRPGLLLMWHGDFPEGFLGTEEHMALYKKCLFARDVLESRDFYDTRQFDDDIALAGLHIAYHLLSRMKPGHLELSYLSMRSPGIRQSIYRTASRGASRIICAGAAGLMLPGHGASEGIPAELKKVLRDNPALDLVIASPTLEGEDVARLTQQSLEFTLQGRAGRWKIPERSFRCLEDLGIILVCCHDFSAGKSAAVTDLAGVSSRLSEMSRKAYGEKECDMGGLLRPAGHKLKKAGFHAVESGFMDFALPDIHEAAGRLLDTGCTHIVAAGMPALLHRHPYSCGGPSEAIERLKKAMPDTSIVYVKPDPEPIGPYLADVVMSRVLDANESGIALKDLLRNTSSSFSGKR encoded by the coding sequence ATGCGCAATGACCGCCCGGGGCTGCTGCTGATGTGGCACGGCGACTTCCCGGAAGGCTTTCTGGGCACGGAAGAGCATATGGCGCTCTACAAGAAGTGCCTTTTCGCGAGGGACGTCCTGGAGAGCCGGGACTTTTACGATACTCGCCAATTCGACGACGACATCGCCCTGGCCGGATTGCATATCGCTTATCACCTCCTGTCCCGGATGAAGCCGGGCCACCTTGAGCTTTCTTATCTCAGCATGCGCTCGCCGGGCATCAGGCAGTCGATTTACCGGACGGCGTCCCGGGGCGCCAGCCGTATCATCTGTGCGGGCGCTGCCGGCCTTATGCTCCCGGGCCATGGCGCCTCGGAGGGCATTCCCGCCGAGCTAAAAAAGGTCCTCAGGGATAATCCCGCCCTCGACCTGGTGATCGCGAGCCCCACCCTGGAAGGCGAAGACGTCGCCCGTCTCACACAACAGTCCCTCGAGTTCACGCTCCAGGGCCGGGCAGGCCGGTGGAAAATCCCCGAGCGCAGTTTCAGGTGCCTGGAGGACCTGGGGATCATACTGGTATGCTGCCATGATTTCAGCGCCGGGAAGTCGGCGGCCGTTACGGATCTGGCCGGCGTATCGTCTCGGCTATCTGAGATGTCCAGGAAGGCCTACGGGGAAAAAGAATGTGATATGGGCGGCCTCCTGCGCCCGGCCGGGCATAAGCTCAAGAAGGCAGGCTTCCACGCTGTCGAATCGGGATTCATGGATTTTGCCCTGCCCGACATCCACGAGGCCGCCGGCCGGCTGCTCGACACCGGCTGCACGCACATCGTGGCGGCGGGAATGCCGGCGCTATTGCACAGGCACCCGTATTCGTGCGGCGGACCGTCCGAGGCCATAGAGCGCCTGAAAAAGGCAATGCCCGACACGAGCATCGTATACGTAAAGCCCGACCCGGAGCCTATCGGTCCCTACCTGGCCGACGTGGTCATGTCCCGGGTGCTGGATGCCAACGAGAGCGGCATTGCGCTTAAGGATCTGCTCCGGAACACTAGCTCTTCTTTTTCGGGAAAAAGATGA